Proteins encoded by one window of Megachile rotundata isolate GNS110a chromosome 10, iyMegRotu1, whole genome shotgun sequence:
- the Syt14 gene encoding synaptotagmin 14 isoform X3, which translates to MSSTICPCEFWFCGVSIIKFIRKSRDRKVVSFDQRKTFSYSDPETSSDSEEDALRRLNSHSHPPPDTLTIQAEDGPTILDAGTTSSSCTEEHSPSDQQQCVVEVGASSILLDAREQEVEVEQNGPTTNDVIATMGTVTEEVGSLEVAFLYDAPMREMTVHVLQGRNYPEGIGGSQVRLVLLPSKKQRRKTRVRQGTCPQYMESFLLPRVNPEDVNAMGVRLRVYLWGGRMRRERLLGEARVSFDQINLQLETTLWLTLQPPPSSSVQDWGTTSSLTRSDSTGSQQSVQSYASPTVPPYGSSMKGGSVAEILIGLAYNGTTGRLSVEIIKGSHFRGGGGNDTKPPDTYVKLALVDSNDHEMGRSKTGLKRAQPNPLYKETFMFQVALFQLGDVTLFLSVYNRRRGGMGRKGREMIGWLSLGLNSSGSEELQHWNDMRAARQPTQVQRWHTLLRP; encoded by the exons ATGTCGAGTACAATTTGTCCGTGCGAGTTTTGGTTCTGCGGAGTATCGATCATAAAGTTCATTCGGAAGTCGCGCGATCGTAAAGTCGTTTCGTTCGATCAAA GAAAGACATTTTCCTACTCGGATCCAGAGACCAGTTCCGATTCGGAAGAGGACGCCCTTCGCCGATTGAACTCGCATTCTCATCCACCGCCGGACACTCTCACTATCCAAGCGGAGGATGGACCAACCATCCTGG ACGCAGGTACCACCTCCAGCAGCTGCACAGAGGAGCATTCGCCGAGCGATCAACAGCAG TGCGTGGTAGAAGTCGGAGCTTCGAGTATTTTACTCGACGCCAGGGAACAGGAGGTAGAAGTCGAGCAAAATGGACCCACGACCAACGACGTTATCGCAACGATGGGCACCGTCACGGAGGAAGTGGGTAGCCTGGAGGTCGCATTCTTATACGACGCACCTATGCGCGAGATGACT GTGCACGTGTTACAAGGACGAAATTATCCGGAAGGCATAGGCGGTAGTCAAGTACGACTGGTACTCTTGCCATCGAAAAAGCAACGACGTAAGACGCGGGTACGTCAGGGTACCTGTCCACAATACATGGAGAGTTTCCTGTTACCGCGTGTCAATCCGGAAGACGTGAACGCCATGGGTGTACGCTTGAGAGTGTATCTATGGGGCGGAAGAATGCGTCGAGAGAGACTGCTCGGCGAAGCCAGAGTTTCCTTCGATCAAATCAATCTTCAACTCGAGACGACGCTTTGGTTGACGCTACAACCGCCACCCTCTTCATCG GTACAAGATTGGGGAACAACTAGCAGTCTGACCCGCAGCGATTCCACGGGGTCACAGCAGTCCGTTCAATCGTACGCGTCACCTACGGTACCTCCTTACGGTAGCAGCATGAAGGGTGGAAGCGTGGCGGAGATTTTGATTGGATTGGCATATAACGGCACGACCGGACGTTTGTCGGTAGAAATAATCAAAGGATCACACTTTCGAGGAGGTGGAGGAAACGACACGAAACCACCCGACACTTATGTTAAGCTCGCCCTCGTGGACAGCAACGATCACGAAATGGGACGATCGAAGACTGGTTTGAAGCGTGCTCAGCCCAATCCTCTTTACAAGGAAACGTTCATGTTCCAG GTTGCTCTGTTCCAACTTGGAGACGTGACGTTGTTCCTGTCGGTGTACAATCGACGAAGAGGAGGAATGGGAAGGAAGGGAAGAGAGATGATCGGTTGGCTGAGCTTGGGATTAAACAGCTCCGGTTCGGAGGAGCTTCAGCATTGGAACGATATGCGTGCCGCGAGACAACCGACGCAAGTTCAACGCTGGCACACGTTGCTACGCCCTTGA
- the Syt14 gene encoding synaptotagmin 14 isoform X5, whose protein sequence is MLAGRFDLRGKTFSYSDPETSSDSEEDALRRLNSHSHPPPDTLTIQAEDGPTILDAGTTSSSCTEEHSPSDQQQCVVEVGASSILLDAREQEVEVEQNGPTTNDVIATMGTVTEEVGSLEVAFLYDAPMREMTVHVLQGRNYPEGIGGSQVRLVLLPSKKQRRKTRVRQGTCPQYMESFLLPRVNPEDVNAMGVRLRVYLWGGRMRRERLLGEARVSFDQINLQLETTLWLTLQPPPSSSVQDWGTTSSLTRSDSTGSQQSVQSYASPTVPPYGSSMKGGSVAEILIGLAYNGTTGRLSVEIIKGSHFRGGGGNDTKPPDTYVKLALVDSNDHEMGRSKTGLKRAQPNPLYKETFMFQVALFQLGDVTLFLSVYNRRRGGMGRKGREMIGWLSLGLNSSGSEELQHWNDMRAARQPTQVQRWHTLLRP, encoded by the exons GAAAGACATTTTCCTACTCGGATCCAGAGACCAGTTCCGATTCGGAAGAGGACGCCCTTCGCCGATTGAACTCGCATTCTCATCCACCGCCGGACACTCTCACTATCCAAGCGGAGGATGGACCAACCATCCTGG ACGCAGGTACCACCTCCAGCAGCTGCACAGAGGAGCATTCGCCGAGCGATCAACAGCAG TGCGTGGTAGAAGTCGGAGCTTCGAGTATTTTACTCGACGCCAGGGAACAGGAGGTAGAAGTCGAGCAAAATGGACCCACGACCAACGACGTTATCGCAACGATGGGCACCGTCACGGAGGAAGTGGGTAGCCTGGAGGTCGCATTCTTATACGACGCACCTATGCGCGAGATGACT GTGCACGTGTTACAAGGACGAAATTATCCGGAAGGCATAGGCGGTAGTCAAGTACGACTGGTACTCTTGCCATCGAAAAAGCAACGACGTAAGACGCGGGTACGTCAGGGTACCTGTCCACAATACATGGAGAGTTTCCTGTTACCGCGTGTCAATCCGGAAGACGTGAACGCCATGGGTGTACGCTTGAGAGTGTATCTATGGGGCGGAAGAATGCGTCGAGAGAGACTGCTCGGCGAAGCCAGAGTTTCCTTCGATCAAATCAATCTTCAACTCGAGACGACGCTTTGGTTGACGCTACAACCGCCACCCTCTTCATCG GTACAAGATTGGGGAACAACTAGCAGTCTGACCCGCAGCGATTCCACGGGGTCACAGCAGTCCGTTCAATCGTACGCGTCACCTACGGTACCTCCTTACGGTAGCAGCATGAAGGGTGGAAGCGTGGCGGAGATTTTGATTGGATTGGCATATAACGGCACGACCGGACGTTTGTCGGTAGAAATAATCAAAGGATCACACTTTCGAGGAGGTGGAGGAAACGACACGAAACCACCCGACACTTATGTTAAGCTCGCCCTCGTGGACAGCAACGATCACGAAATGGGACGATCGAAGACTGGTTTGAAGCGTGCTCAGCCCAATCCTCTTTACAAGGAAACGTTCATGTTCCAG GTTGCTCTGTTCCAACTTGGAGACGTGACGTTGTTCCTGTCGGTGTACAATCGACGAAGAGGAGGAATGGGAAGGAAGGGAAGAGAGATGATCGGTTGGCTGAGCTTGGGATTAAACAGCTCCGGTTCGGAGGAGCTTCAGCATTGGAACGATATGCGTGCCGCGAGACAACCGACGCAAGTTCAACGCTGGCACACGTTGCTACGCCCTTGA
- the Syt14 gene encoding synaptotagmin 14 isoform X2, with product MLAGRFDLRVPVEATAFLGAVAGFVVLLLALFLYLSRKWCFTPPSTSTLFGGVCVPLCESNNSSTSQIAKNIGKTFSYSDPETSSDSEEDALRRLNSHSHPPPDTLTIQAEDGPTILDAGTTSSSCTEEHSPSDQQQCVVEVGASSILLDAREQEVEVEQNGPTTNDVIATMGTVTEEVGSLEVAFLYDAPMREMTVHVLQGRNYPEGIGGSQVRLVLLPSKKQRRKTRVRQGTCPQYMESFLLPRVNPEDVNAMGVRLRVYLWGGRMRRERLLGEARVSFDQINLQLETTLWLTLQPPPSSSVQDWGTTSSLTRSDSTGSQQSVQSYASPTVPPYGSSMKGGSVAEILIGLAYNGTTGRLSVEIIKGSHFRGGGGNDTKPPDTYVKLALVDSNDHEMGRSKTGLKRAQPNPLYKETFMFQVALFQLGDVTLFLSVYNRRRGGMGRKGREMIGWLSLGLNSSGSEELQHWNDMRAARQPTQVQRWHTLLRP from the exons TACCTGTGGAAGCGACAGCATTTCTGGGTGCCGTAGCTGGCTTCGTGGTCCTTCTGTTGGCACTGTTCCTCTACCTGTCCCGCAAATGGTGTTTCACACCGCCGTCCACCAGCACCCTTTTCGGCGGCGTTTGCGTGCCCCTCTGCGAGTCCAACAATAGCTCCACCTCTCAGATCGCGAAAAACATAG GAAAGACATTTTCCTACTCGGATCCAGAGACCAGTTCCGATTCGGAAGAGGACGCCCTTCGCCGATTGAACTCGCATTCTCATCCACCGCCGGACACTCTCACTATCCAAGCGGAGGATGGACCAACCATCCTGG ACGCAGGTACCACCTCCAGCAGCTGCACAGAGGAGCATTCGCCGAGCGATCAACAGCAG TGCGTGGTAGAAGTCGGAGCTTCGAGTATTTTACTCGACGCCAGGGAACAGGAGGTAGAAGTCGAGCAAAATGGACCCACGACCAACGACGTTATCGCAACGATGGGCACCGTCACGGAGGAAGTGGGTAGCCTGGAGGTCGCATTCTTATACGACGCACCTATGCGCGAGATGACT GTGCACGTGTTACAAGGACGAAATTATCCGGAAGGCATAGGCGGTAGTCAAGTACGACTGGTACTCTTGCCATCGAAAAAGCAACGACGTAAGACGCGGGTACGTCAGGGTACCTGTCCACAATACATGGAGAGTTTCCTGTTACCGCGTGTCAATCCGGAAGACGTGAACGCCATGGGTGTACGCTTGAGAGTGTATCTATGGGGCGGAAGAATGCGTCGAGAGAGACTGCTCGGCGAAGCCAGAGTTTCCTTCGATCAAATCAATCTTCAACTCGAGACGACGCTTTGGTTGACGCTACAACCGCCACCCTCTTCATCG GTACAAGATTGGGGAACAACTAGCAGTCTGACCCGCAGCGATTCCACGGGGTCACAGCAGTCCGTTCAATCGTACGCGTCACCTACGGTACCTCCTTACGGTAGCAGCATGAAGGGTGGAAGCGTGGCGGAGATTTTGATTGGATTGGCATATAACGGCACGACCGGACGTTTGTCGGTAGAAATAATCAAAGGATCACACTTTCGAGGAGGTGGAGGAAACGACACGAAACCACCCGACACTTATGTTAAGCTCGCCCTCGTGGACAGCAACGATCACGAAATGGGACGATCGAAGACTGGTTTGAAGCGTGCTCAGCCCAATCCTCTTTACAAGGAAACGTTCATGTTCCAG GTTGCTCTGTTCCAACTTGGAGACGTGACGTTGTTCCTGTCGGTGTACAATCGACGAAGAGGAGGAATGGGAAGGAAGGGAAGAGAGATGATCGGTTGGCTGAGCTTGGGATTAAACAGCTCCGGTTCGGAGGAGCTTCAGCATTGGAACGATATGCGTGCCGCGAGACAACCGACGCAAGTTCAACGCTGGCACACGTTGCTACGCCCTTGA
- the Syt14 gene encoding synaptotagmin 14 isoform X1, with product MILAGSDHFLAVPVEATAFLGAVAGFVVLLLALFLYLSRKWCFTPPSTSTLFGGVCVPLCESNNSSTSQIAKNIGKTFSYSDPETSSDSEEDALRRLNSHSHPPPDTLTIQAEDGPTILDAGTTSSSCTEEHSPSDQQQCVVEVGASSILLDAREQEVEVEQNGPTTNDVIATMGTVTEEVGSLEVAFLYDAPMREMTVHVLQGRNYPEGIGGSQVRLVLLPSKKQRRKTRVRQGTCPQYMESFLLPRVNPEDVNAMGVRLRVYLWGGRMRRERLLGEARVSFDQINLQLETTLWLTLQPPPSSSVQDWGTTSSLTRSDSTGSQQSVQSYASPTVPPYGSSMKGGSVAEILIGLAYNGTTGRLSVEIIKGSHFRGGGGNDTKPPDTYVKLALVDSNDHEMGRSKTGLKRAQPNPLYKETFMFQVALFQLGDVTLFLSVYNRRRGGMGRKGREMIGWLSLGLNSSGSEELQHWNDMRAARQPTQVQRWHTLLRP from the exons ATGATTCTGGCTGGATCAGACCATTTTCTGGCGG TACCTGTGGAAGCGACAGCATTTCTGGGTGCCGTAGCTGGCTTCGTGGTCCTTCTGTTGGCACTGTTCCTCTACCTGTCCCGCAAATGGTGTTTCACACCGCCGTCCACCAGCACCCTTTTCGGCGGCGTTTGCGTGCCCCTCTGCGAGTCCAACAATAGCTCCACCTCTCAGATCGCGAAAAACATAG GAAAGACATTTTCCTACTCGGATCCAGAGACCAGTTCCGATTCGGAAGAGGACGCCCTTCGCCGATTGAACTCGCATTCTCATCCACCGCCGGACACTCTCACTATCCAAGCGGAGGATGGACCAACCATCCTGG ACGCAGGTACCACCTCCAGCAGCTGCACAGAGGAGCATTCGCCGAGCGATCAACAGCAG TGCGTGGTAGAAGTCGGAGCTTCGAGTATTTTACTCGACGCCAGGGAACAGGAGGTAGAAGTCGAGCAAAATGGACCCACGACCAACGACGTTATCGCAACGATGGGCACCGTCACGGAGGAAGTGGGTAGCCTGGAGGTCGCATTCTTATACGACGCACCTATGCGCGAGATGACT GTGCACGTGTTACAAGGACGAAATTATCCGGAAGGCATAGGCGGTAGTCAAGTACGACTGGTACTCTTGCCATCGAAAAAGCAACGACGTAAGACGCGGGTACGTCAGGGTACCTGTCCACAATACATGGAGAGTTTCCTGTTACCGCGTGTCAATCCGGAAGACGTGAACGCCATGGGTGTACGCTTGAGAGTGTATCTATGGGGCGGAAGAATGCGTCGAGAGAGACTGCTCGGCGAAGCCAGAGTTTCCTTCGATCAAATCAATCTTCAACTCGAGACGACGCTTTGGTTGACGCTACAACCGCCACCCTCTTCATCG GTACAAGATTGGGGAACAACTAGCAGTCTGACCCGCAGCGATTCCACGGGGTCACAGCAGTCCGTTCAATCGTACGCGTCACCTACGGTACCTCCTTACGGTAGCAGCATGAAGGGTGGAAGCGTGGCGGAGATTTTGATTGGATTGGCATATAACGGCACGACCGGACGTTTGTCGGTAGAAATAATCAAAGGATCACACTTTCGAGGAGGTGGAGGAAACGACACGAAACCACCCGACACTTATGTTAAGCTCGCCCTCGTGGACAGCAACGATCACGAAATGGGACGATCGAAGACTGGTTTGAAGCGTGCTCAGCCCAATCCTCTTTACAAGGAAACGTTCATGTTCCAG GTTGCTCTGTTCCAACTTGGAGACGTGACGTTGTTCCTGTCGGTGTACAATCGACGAAGAGGAGGAATGGGAAGGAAGGGAAGAGAGATGATCGGTTGGCTGAGCTTGGGATTAAACAGCTCCGGTTCGGAGGAGCTTCAGCATTGGAACGATATGCGTGCCGCGAGACAACCGACGCAAGTTCAACGCTGGCACACGTTGCTACGCCCTTGA
- the Syt14 gene encoding synaptotagmin 14 isoform X4, with product MILAGSDHFLAGKTFSYSDPETSSDSEEDALRRLNSHSHPPPDTLTIQAEDGPTILDAGTTSSSCTEEHSPSDQQQCVVEVGASSILLDAREQEVEVEQNGPTTNDVIATMGTVTEEVGSLEVAFLYDAPMREMTVHVLQGRNYPEGIGGSQVRLVLLPSKKQRRKTRVRQGTCPQYMESFLLPRVNPEDVNAMGVRLRVYLWGGRMRRERLLGEARVSFDQINLQLETTLWLTLQPPPSSSVQDWGTTSSLTRSDSTGSQQSVQSYASPTVPPYGSSMKGGSVAEILIGLAYNGTTGRLSVEIIKGSHFRGGGGNDTKPPDTYVKLALVDSNDHEMGRSKTGLKRAQPNPLYKETFMFQVALFQLGDVTLFLSVYNRRRGGMGRKGREMIGWLSLGLNSSGSEELQHWNDMRAARQPTQVQRWHTLLRP from the exons ATGATTCTGGCTGGATCAGACCATTTTCTGGCGG GAAAGACATTTTCCTACTCGGATCCAGAGACCAGTTCCGATTCGGAAGAGGACGCCCTTCGCCGATTGAACTCGCATTCTCATCCACCGCCGGACACTCTCACTATCCAAGCGGAGGATGGACCAACCATCCTGG ACGCAGGTACCACCTCCAGCAGCTGCACAGAGGAGCATTCGCCGAGCGATCAACAGCAG TGCGTGGTAGAAGTCGGAGCTTCGAGTATTTTACTCGACGCCAGGGAACAGGAGGTAGAAGTCGAGCAAAATGGACCCACGACCAACGACGTTATCGCAACGATGGGCACCGTCACGGAGGAAGTGGGTAGCCTGGAGGTCGCATTCTTATACGACGCACCTATGCGCGAGATGACT GTGCACGTGTTACAAGGACGAAATTATCCGGAAGGCATAGGCGGTAGTCAAGTACGACTGGTACTCTTGCCATCGAAAAAGCAACGACGTAAGACGCGGGTACGTCAGGGTACCTGTCCACAATACATGGAGAGTTTCCTGTTACCGCGTGTCAATCCGGAAGACGTGAACGCCATGGGTGTACGCTTGAGAGTGTATCTATGGGGCGGAAGAATGCGTCGAGAGAGACTGCTCGGCGAAGCCAGAGTTTCCTTCGATCAAATCAATCTTCAACTCGAGACGACGCTTTGGTTGACGCTACAACCGCCACCCTCTTCATCG GTACAAGATTGGGGAACAACTAGCAGTCTGACCCGCAGCGATTCCACGGGGTCACAGCAGTCCGTTCAATCGTACGCGTCACCTACGGTACCTCCTTACGGTAGCAGCATGAAGGGTGGAAGCGTGGCGGAGATTTTGATTGGATTGGCATATAACGGCACGACCGGACGTTTGTCGGTAGAAATAATCAAAGGATCACACTTTCGAGGAGGTGGAGGAAACGACACGAAACCACCCGACACTTATGTTAAGCTCGCCCTCGTGGACAGCAACGATCACGAAATGGGACGATCGAAGACTGGTTTGAAGCGTGCTCAGCCCAATCCTCTTTACAAGGAAACGTTCATGTTCCAG GTTGCTCTGTTCCAACTTGGAGACGTGACGTTGTTCCTGTCGGTGTACAATCGACGAAGAGGAGGAATGGGAAGGAAGGGAAGAGAGATGATCGGTTGGCTGAGCTTGGGATTAAACAGCTCCGGTTCGGAGGAGCTTCAGCATTGGAACGATATGCGTGCCGCGAGACAACCGACGCAAGTTCAACGCTGGCACACGTTGCTACGCCCTTGA
- the CLS gene encoding cardiolipin synthase, which translates to MSYFTILRFKHSATLNKYFLEKCFMRYLMYHARVYSIGNRNHHKNCIVKKDNINKRELLKSRILNDIKQTKRKVEEIIEKENIWTIPNFLCVGRILTSPYLSYLILSQDYQVALSLLIIAGFSDLADGWIARTWTSQASKLGSFLDPAADKLLVGTLFFSLAWVGLVPIPLTCLVIVRDIALVAAASYIRYQSLPPPKTLARYFDPTHATVQLAPTYASKINTAIQLSFVAGTLAAPIFHFTNHPILEILCYTTAVTTLAGGISYLISNKTYKILRNKISKKSPPKV; encoded by the exons ATGAGCTACTTTACCATATTGCGCTTCAAACACTCTGCAAccctaaataaatatttcttagaaaaatgtTTTATGCGGTATTTAATGTATCATGCAAGAGTATATTCTATTGGAAACCGTAACCACCATAAGAATTGTATTGTCAAGAAGGATAATATCAACAAAAGAGAACTACTTAAATCACGGATACTCAATGATATCAAGCAAACTAAAAGAAAAGTTGAAGAAATTATTGAGAAAGAAAACATTTGGACGATACCAAATTTCCTTTGTGTGGGACGAATCTTAACATCACCTTatttaagttatttaattttgtcgcAAGATTACCAG GTAGCATTGTCACTGTTAATAATTGCAGGGTTCAGTGATCTAGCAGATGGATGGATTGCACGTACATGGACATCACAAGCTTCTAAGCTTGGTAGTTTTCTAGATCCAGCTGCAGATAAATTACTTGTAGGTACACTGTTTTTTTCACTAGCATGGGTAGGATTGGTTCCTATTCCCTTGACGTGTCTTGTCATTGTAAGGGACATTGCCCTAGTGGCAGCTGCATCATATATAAGATACCAGTCTTTACCACCACca aaaacATTGGCCAGGTATTTTGATCCTACACATGCCACGGTACAGTTAGCACCGACATATGCGAGTAAAATTAACACTGCGATTCAACTGTCTTTTGTCGCCGGAACATTAGCTGCTCCcatatttcattttacaaatcatccaattttggaaatcttATGTTACACGACAGCAGTGACAACGTTAGCAGGTGGTATAAGTTATTTAATATCAAACAAAACGTACAAAATATTAaggaacaaaatttcaaaaaaatcacCTCCCAAAGTATAa
- the CIA30 gene encoding complex I intermediate-associated protein 30, translating to MLRPLNSYFRTFIINKRRFHTNNCLYEVYERPRSGYPLVYDEPPITKDKSFREKLKIGYNIFKNDCNLFAQEVRAKFGYGVTAVSPFEENVIFKFDGTEKSLKEWIVNYDSVYNEGFSTAKLELSPSGTGIFHGILNTTVPKDGRLTRSGYCNITTIPKYKSFGRKYYYDWSSFNRLILRVRGDGRCYMVNILHKGYVDITWNHMWNYVMYTRGGPYWQTVTIPFAKFVFSNKGVVQDQQFRMPETEVTNLGITLADKKPGPFRLEIDYIAVRNDETNFEDCAYEMYDTSKPDE from the exons ATGCTTCGTCCGTTAAATTCGTACTTCAGAACTTTCATAATTAACAAAAGAAGATTTCATACAAACAATTGTCTGTACGAAGTATACGAAAGACCAAGATCAGGTTATCCATTAGTTTACGATGAACCACCAATAACAAAAGATAAAAGTTttcgtgaaaaattgaaaattggatataatatatttaaaaatgattgcaATTTATTTGCGCAAGAAGTGCGGGCTAAATTCGGCTACGGCGTAACTGCAGTTTCACCATTCGAAGAAAATGTCATATTCAAATTTGATGGAACTGAAAAATCTTTAAAGGAATGGATTGTGAACTATGACAGTGTTTATAACGAAGGTTTTTCAACTGCCAA attagaATTATCACCTTCTGGCACTGGAATATTTCATGGCATATTAAATACTACTGTACCTAAAGATGGTAGGCTCACAAGATCTGGTTATTGTAATATAACTACTATTCCAAAATACAAGTCTTTTGGAAGAAAATACTATTATGACTGGAGTTCTTTTAATCGACTTATTTTACGAGTCAGAGGGGATGGTAGATGTTATATGGTAAACATATTACATAAGGGATACGTTGATATAACGTGGAATCATATGTGGAATTATGTAATGTATACAAGAGGTGGCCCTTATTGGCAAACCGTTACAATACCCTTTGCTAAATTTGTGTTTTCGAATAAAGGAGTAGTTCAAGATCAGCAATTCCGAATGCCAGAAACAgaagttacaaatttgggaataacGCTAGCGGATAAAAAACCAGGTCCTTTTAGATTAGAAATCGATTATATAGCAGTGCGTAACGATGAAACTAATTTTGAAGATTGTGCGTATGAAATGTACGATACAAGTAAACCTGACGAATAA